One genomic window of Nitrososphaera sp. includes the following:
- a CDS encoding urease subunit beta, whose protein sequence is MIPGEYIISDEPIIANPGRKTTRLQVSNTGDRPVQVGSHTHFFEVNKALNFQRVKAYGFRLNIPSGTSIRFEPGETKEVELTEFSGKRRVYGFGGLVNGSLATNKASAISRARRRGYKGA, encoded by the coding sequence TTGATTCCAGGCGAATATATTATTTCGGACGAGCCGATAATTGCAAACCCTGGCCGGAAGACTACAAGACTTCAGGTAAGTAATACTGGCGACAGGCCCGTTCAGGTTGGCTCGCACACGCATTTCTTTGAGGTCAACAAGGCTTTGAATTTCCAGCGAGTCAAGGCATATGGCTTCAGGCTCAATATTCCGTCCGGCACTTCAATAAGGTTTGAGCCGGGTGAGACAAAGGAAGTCGAACTGACAGAGTTTTCCGGGAAGAGAAGGGTCTATGGCTTTGGCGGCCTTGTAAACGGGTCCTTGGCCACAAACAAGGCTTCGGCAATATCCCGCGCAAGGAGGAGAGGATACAAAGGTGCTTGA
- a CDS encoding urease subunit gamma translates to MMLAPREIDKMYIFVAAQVALRRKERGLKLNYTEAVALISDHILEGARDGRSVSELMSSGRAVLSRTDVLQGVPEMIRSVQVEATFEDGTKLVTVHDPIV, encoded by the coding sequence ATGATGCTCGCTCCCAGAGAAATTGACAAGATGTACATTTTTGTAGCGGCCCAAGTGGCACTCCGGCGAAAAGAGAGAGGACTCAAGCTCAATTACACTGAGGCTGTTGCGCTGATATCGGATCATATCCTGGAAGGCGCTAGGGATGGCAGGTCCGTATCGGAACTCATGAGCTCAGGCAGAGCAGTTCTTTCACGAACCGATGTTCTTCAAGGAGTTCCCGAAATGATAAGGTCAGTGCAGGTAGAGGCAACTTTTGAGGACGGAACAAAGCTCGTAACCGTGCATGACCCGATAGTGTAA
- a CDS encoding agmatinase family protein, with the protein MEFYGDSYKGNDEPIFVGIPTFLKLPWVRSRDELKKVKPDIAIIGEPFDFGTTIRPGARYGPRAIRAASTVPSPPYEHFNIETGVDPFGVFKTVDYGDVVVSPGDVVESHRRMTDKVKEVLDIDGIPVMLGGDHSITFANVRAFSKKYKNIGMIHIDTHADCAPQGLCGFKYDHGAHIRRIMELGCLKGKNYTLIGPRGYWPGPDLYKWMADQDFQWFTMLDVEELGIDRIAKEAADRANDNVDAVYISWDIDTFDPAYAPGTGEPEPNGLTSREGMRLMRLLSTSFDPDRFAFDLVEVAPNYDVSDGNSYNGGITSGLANRLIVELMAGLSLTKKGKSEGKPVRPKLYRGQGHTYDFGNGPKAKVPKRAPLEYAKKSK; encoded by the coding sequence ATGGAATTTTACGGAGACTCGTACAAAGGCAATGACGAACCAATTTTTGTGGGAATCCCCACCTTTCTGAAATTGCCTTGGGTAAGAAGCAGAGATGAACTAAAGAAGGTAAAGCCAGACATCGCAATTATCGGCGAACCGTTTGACTTTGGGACCACAATCAGGCCAGGCGCCAGATACGGTCCGCGCGCCATTAGAGCCGCATCGACAGTGCCCTCTCCGCCTTACGAACACTTCAACATTGAGACCGGAGTCGATCCCTTTGGAGTCTTCAAAACTGTAGATTATGGCGATGTCGTAGTATCTCCTGGAGACGTTGTAGAATCGCACAGAAGGATGACCGACAAAGTGAAGGAAGTCCTCGACATCGACGGCATCCCTGTTATGCTTGGAGGCGACCACTCGATTACATTTGCAAATGTTCGAGCATTTTCGAAAAAGTACAAAAACATTGGAATGATTCACATTGACACACACGCAGATTGCGCGCCCCAGGGACTCTGCGGCTTCAAGTACGACCACGGCGCGCACATAAGAAGGATCATGGAACTTGGATGCCTGAAGGGCAAGAACTACACACTCATCGGCCCGCGTGGCTATTGGCCCGGTCCGGATTTGTACAAATGGATGGCTGACCAGGACTTTCAATGGTTTACCATGCTAGATGTAGAGGAACTTGGAATTGACAGGATAGCAAAAGAAGCTGCTGACAGGGCAAATGACAATGTCGATGCAGTCTACATCAGCTGGGACATTGACACCTTCGATCCGGCATATGCACCGGGCACTGGCGAGCCGGAGCCAAACGGTCTGACCTCAAGAGAAGGCATGAGGCTTATGAGACTACTCTCAACCTCATTTGATCCTGACAGGTTTGCGTTTGACTTGGTAGAAGTGGCGCCTAATTATGACGTAAGTGATGGAAATTCATACAACGGGGGCATCACTTCTGGTCTTGCAAACAGGCTCATCGTTGAGCTGATGGCAGGACTATCTTTGACCAAGAAGGGCAAGAGTGAAGGCAAGCCTGTGCGTCCAAAGCTTTACCGTGGCCAAGGTCACACATATGACTTTGGCAACGGGCCGAAGGCGAAGGTCCCTAAGAGGGCTCCACTGGAATATGCCAAGAAGTCAAAGTGA
- a CDS encoding TCP-1/cpn60 chaperonin family protein yields MKNSLGPRGLEKMFVDIMGEVTVTKDGATLLRKIDVEHPAAKVLIEASNSVDNEVGDGTKAVVVVIGALLEKAEEMLDKGISPAMIIDGYQSALELALVELENLAEKHAGPDKDTMGRLVQTSLDSKSLGPAVKNVTDMIVDAALSVADSSRKSIDVDNIKIEQKLGDMSMTQLIKGMVVDKTIDSSSMPKSIEKARIMLIDDDLEGRTTRTGSQININSPKLMMSFKKEETEEIRSKVKHIIESGANVVFSRKGINTLAQHLLAREGIISVRRVKENDLLWLARATGASIAARLDHEHEVHYGSDGHDHDHHSHEHKHAHTHSERYSTRHDDFHPHYHHGDIDIKLGFAERVSERVIGDDRMVFVESCRNPRAVTILLRAGSKRTLDEFQRSTIDGISVLRDYFTKPAIISGGGSAEAAIAKRLRNTANSIPSREQIVLSMFADALEEIPLTLARNAGMDVINTLATLRHEHRDDNRGHTGRGKTYGVDVFGRKVSQMYPAVVEPVLVKEQVLKTATEVANLLLRVDDVLMAKPAMNTHTHANGTTHSHGGGDKAHQHDYFDRLGKMQRPSHHYY; encoded by the coding sequence ATGAAGAACTCCCTAGGCCCGCGCGGACTTGAAAAAATGTTTGTCGATATAATGGGCGAGGTGACCGTGACAAAAGACGGCGCTACGCTGCTTCGCAAAATTGATGTTGAACATCCTGCGGCAAAAGTCCTCATAGAAGCTTCAAACTCTGTTGATAATGAAGTTGGCGACGGCACAAAAGCTGTCGTTGTGGTCATTGGAGCTCTACTGGAAAAGGCCGAAGAAATGCTCGACAAAGGTATCTCTCCTGCCATGATTATTGACGGCTACCAGAGTGCCCTAGAGCTGGCTCTTGTGGAACTGGAGAATCTGGCAGAAAAACATGCCGGTCCCGATAAGGACACGATGGGCCGCCTGGTGCAAACTAGTCTTGACTCAAAATCGCTGGGGCCTGCGGTAAAGAACGTTACTGACATGATCGTTGACGCTGCACTTTCAGTTGCTGATTCCAGTCGCAAGAGCATTGATGTCGACAACATCAAGATTGAGCAAAAACTCGGAGACATGTCGATGACACAGCTCATTAAGGGAATGGTCGTTGACAAAACTATAGACAGTTCATCAATGCCAAAGAGCATTGAAAAAGCCAGGATAATGCTCATTGATGACGATCTTGAAGGCAGAACTACAAGGACTGGATCGCAAATTAACATCAATTCGCCGAAGCTAATGATGTCTTTCAAAAAAGAGGAAACTGAAGAAATTCGATCCAAAGTCAAACATATCATAGAGTCCGGGGCAAATGTTGTTTTCTCAAGGAAGGGAATAAACACACTTGCGCAGCACTTACTTGCCAGAGAGGGAATCATTTCTGTTAGAAGGGTAAAAGAGAATGATCTTCTCTGGCTTGCCAGGGCGACGGGGGCATCTATCGCAGCAAGGCTAGACCATGAGCATGAGGTTCACTATGGTTCAGACGGTCATGACCATGATCACCACAGTCACGAGCACAAACATGCTCACACTCATTCGGAAAGATACTCCACGCGCCACGACGATTTCCATCCTCACTATCATCACGGGGATATCGATATTAAACTTGGATTTGCTGAACGGGTTTCTGAGCGAGTAATAGGTGACGATAGAATGGTGTTCGTCGAAAGCTGCAGGAACCCAAGGGCTGTTACGATTCTGTTGCGAGCGGGTTCAAAGCGCACTCTCGATGAGTTCCAGCGCTCAACAATTGACGGCATATCTGTTCTGAGAGACTATTTTACCAAACCTGCAATCATCTCAGGAGGGGGATCAGCCGAAGCTGCCATTGCGAAAAGGCTCAGGAATACTGCAAACTCGATTCCTTCCCGGGAGCAAATCGTCCTTTCAATGTTCGCAGACGCGCTTGAGGAAATTCCTCTCACCCTGGCTAGAAATGCCGGCATGGACGTCATTAACACGCTTGCTACGCTACGACACGAGCATCGCGACGATAATAGGGGCCACACCGGTAGGGGCAAAACATATGGAGTAGACGTATTCGGAAGAAAAGTCTCACAAATGTATCCTGCAGTGGTAGAACCCGTTCTTGTCAAGGAACAGGTGCTCAAGACAGCCACCGAGGTCGCAAACCTGTTACTCCGAGTAGATGATGTCCTAATGGCGAAGCCTGCAATGAACACGCACACACATGCAAATGGGACTACACACTCTCATGGAGGCGGAGATAAGGCGCATCAACATGACTATTTTGACCGACTAGGAAAGATGCAGCGGCCAAGCCACCATTATTACTAG
- the ureC gene encoding urease subunit alpha — translation MLEITRKRYVDLFGPTVGDCVRLADTDLLIEIEKDLVGYGDELVFGGGKSVRDGMGQSSGKKSSQVLDLVITNAIVMDPLLGIIKADIGIKNGIVAGVGKAGNPDISDNVDMIVGSGTDVISGEHTICTPGVIDTHIHFISPQQVIEAICAGTTTMIGGGFGPTDGSNATTCTSGIWNIARMLESVDAMPMNFGFLGKGNDSLEVSLVEQIAAGACGLKLHEDWGTTPATIDAALRVADKTDTQVAIHSDTLNECGFVDDTIEAIAGRTIHTYHTEGAGGGHAPDIMKIAGEQNILPSSTNPTRPFTVNTLDEHLDMMMVCHHLNPSVPEDVAFAESRIRMETIAAEDVLHDIGALSMYSSDSQAMGRVGEVSARAWQTADKMKKLTGRLDREKKGRGKVDNDNLRVKRYLAKLTINPAITHGISDYVGSIQPGKIADIVVWTPQFFGLKPKMVIKGGMIAFSLMGDPNASIPTPEPVYYRPMFGAFGRASATTSVTFTSKLAIKNGIAKKLGLAKKLLPVKGCRRIGKKDLLYNDLTPEIEIDPETYEVKVDGKIATVGVADRVSLSRLYNLF, via the coding sequence GTGCTTGAGATCACGCGCAAGCGGTACGTTGACCTTTTCGGGCCGACTGTTGGTGATTGCGTGCGGTTAGCGGACACCGACCTACTAATAGAAATTGAGAAGGATCTGGTTGGTTATGGCGACGAGCTCGTATTTGGCGGCGGAAAAAGCGTAAGGGATGGCATGGGCCAATCAAGTGGCAAGAAATCGAGCCAGGTGTTGGACCTTGTTATTACCAATGCCATTGTAATGGATCCTTTGCTTGGAATAATCAAGGCCGATATCGGCATCAAGAACGGTATCGTTGCCGGCGTGGGTAAGGCTGGAAACCCCGACATCTCTGACAACGTGGACATGATAGTAGGCTCAGGCACTGATGTGATTTCCGGCGAACATACTATCTGCACGCCCGGAGTTATCGATACGCACATTCACTTTATCTCGCCTCAGCAGGTAATCGAGGCGATCTGCGCCGGTACCACTACCATGATTGGCGGAGGTTTTGGTCCCACTGATGGATCAAACGCCACAACGTGCACATCGGGCATCTGGAATATTGCAAGGATGCTCGAATCCGTGGACGCGATGCCAATGAACTTTGGCTTCCTTGGCAAGGGCAATGACTCTCTTGAGGTGTCGCTTGTTGAACAAATAGCAGCAGGCGCGTGTGGTTTGAAGTTGCACGAGGATTGGGGAACTACTCCTGCTACCATTGATGCAGCGCTCAGAGTGGCCGACAAAACTGACACGCAGGTCGCAATTCACAGTGATACGCTCAATGAATGCGGGTTTGTAGACGACACCATAGAAGCGATTGCAGGTAGAACTATTCACACTTATCATACCGAAGGAGCTGGTGGTGGTCATGCACCAGACATAATGAAAATCGCAGGCGAGCAGAACATTCTGCCTTCTTCAACGAACCCTACGAGGCCATTTACTGTCAACACGCTTGATGAGCATCTTGACATGATGATGGTCTGTCACCACCTTAACCCATCAGTGCCTGAGGATGTCGCATTCGCGGAGTCAAGAATTAGAATGGAAACAATAGCCGCAGAAGACGTTCTGCATGACATAGGAGCACTGAGTATGTATTCGTCGGATAGCCAAGCGATGGGCAGGGTCGGCGAGGTAAGCGCCCGGGCATGGCAGACCGCAGACAAAATGAAAAAGTTAACGGGCAGGCTTGACAGGGAGAAGAAGGGAAGAGGTAAGGTTGACAACGACAATCTCAGGGTGAAGCGCTATCTTGCCAAACTGACAATAAACCCCGCCATTACGCATGGTATTTCAGACTACGTCGGTTCCATCCAGCCCGGTAAAATTGCAGACATTGTTGTATGGACACCACAATTTTTTGGACTCAAGCCCAAAATGGTAATTAAGGGAGGAATGATTGCATTTTCGCTAATGGGCGATCCGAATGCGTCCATTCCCACACCGGAGCCGGTGTACTATAGGCCAATGTTTGGCGCCTTTGGAAGGGCTAGTGCCACGACATCAGTGACATTTACTTCCAAGCTTGCCATCAAGAATGGGATTGCGAAAAAGCTTGGTCTGGCCAAGAAGTTGTTGCCTGTCAAAGGATGTCGCAGAATCGGCAAGAAGGACTTGCTGTATAATGACCTGACTCCAGAGATAGAGATTGACCCTGAGACATACGAGGTTAAAGTGGATGGCAAAATCGCAACGGTTGGAGTTGCAGACAGGGTCTCACTATCAAGGTTGTATAATCTGTTCTAA
- a CDS encoding nickel-responsive transcriptional regulator NikR produces the protein MQPSITVGKNGSHEHKNSGKSRTNDRKGVRRISMSLPPALLLEFDKSMSRAGFSDRSKAIQTALHSFVDHYEWSNADDTLDGAGVITLLYDNHSYNQDSAMADIQHLFSEVIGATTHLHLDHDNCLEAIMVRGRVKRIKELARRLSENRGIKSLKVNFVTKV, from the coding sequence TTGCAACCAAGCATAACCGTGGGCAAAAACGGCTCGCATGAGCATAAGAATAGTGGCAAAAGCAGAACGAACGACAGGAAAGGGGTAAGACGAATCAGCATGTCGCTTCCGCCTGCGCTGCTTTTAGAATTTGACAAAAGCATGAGCAGAGCCGGATTTAGCGACAGGTCCAAAGCAATCCAGACCGCACTCCATTCTTTTGTTGACCATTACGAGTGGAGCAATGCTGACGACACTCTAGACGGAGCAGGTGTAATTACACTGCTATATGACAATCACTCGTACAATCAGGACTCTGCGATGGCCGACATTCAACACCTCTTCAGCGAGGTAATCGGTGCCACTACACACCTTCATCTTGACCATGATAATTGCCTTGAGGCAATAATGGTAAGAGGCAGAGTCAAGAGAATAAAGGAGCTGGCAAGGCGGCTGTCTGAGAACAGGGGAATAAAGAGCCTAAAGGTGAATTTTGTCACAAAGGTATAG
- a CDS encoding urease subunit gamma, with protein sequence MIHVRAIIKGEPDVPPLLRTMSFENGSDEEIFFRSAIAVKEKLDRGLKLNVNESILLYCSYAVNGLRASIAPAEIERQARVILSHESVLIGVPESLQQLLIEAAVDGEAPVRLKIDSPIRLSNASSDFQPLV encoded by the coding sequence ATGATTCACGTCAGAGCGATCATAAAGGGAGAGCCTGACGTCCCTCCTCTTTTGAGGACAATGAGTTTTGAAAACGGATCTGATGAGGAGATCTTTTTTAGGAGCGCCATCGCGGTTAAGGAAAAACTCGATCGCGGGTTGAAGCTCAATGTCAATGAGTCGATATTGTTGTATTGTTCGTATGCTGTTAATGGACTGCGGGCGAGCATAGCGCCCGCTGAAATTGAAAGACAGGCAAGAGTGATCCTATCTCACGAATCTGTTCTGATAGGTGTTCCAGAGTCACTACAACAGCTGTTGATCGAGGCTGCTGTCGATGGCGAGGCTCCTGTGCGGTTGAAGATAGACTCGCCCATTCGGCTGTCGAACGCATCGTCGGACTTTCAACCCCTGGTTTAA
- a CDS encoding ParB/RepB/Spo0J family partition protein, which translates to MKIKTIPINLIDIANENVRKDHSFGEDDKDHLMKEHLAKFDLLQPVVVRFDDESKRYKLLIGRRRYFALSAKGEREIPAVITELEGAEAEAASLFENLVRKDLSPIEKGRMVKRLVDSTDGGITKVALKYGLPKSTVSEWLSILNLPEALQENIEKGQITAFEAIKIARKPKSVQERLVSAARSGTLQEEMSKAGVKRGAPKGLLTIRLVFDPRNRVDKDLWDRLNEYANENGLEVTQYVRTLLAKQLKR; encoded by the coding sequence ATGAAGATAAAGACGATTCCGATCAACCTGATAGACATTGCAAATGAGAATGTTCGTAAGGATCACTCCTTTGGAGAGGACGATAAAGATCACCTAATGAAAGAACATCTCGCAAAATTTGACTTGCTTCAGCCAGTCGTCGTCAGGTTTGACGATGAAAGCAAACGGTATAAGCTGCTCATTGGCAGACGTCGCTACTTTGCTCTCAGCGCGAAGGGCGAGCGCGAGATTCCTGCTGTAATAACAGAGCTCGAAGGAGCCGAAGCAGAGGCTGCGTCGTTATTTGAGAATCTTGTTCGCAAGGACTTGTCGCCGATCGAGAAAGGAAGGATGGTGAAGAGGCTAGTTGATTCCACTGACGGGGGCATAACTAAGGTTGCGCTAAAGTATGGCCTTCCCAAGAGCACCGTTAGCGAATGGCTAAGCATCCTTAATTTGCCCGAAGCGCTTCAAGAAAACATAGAAAAAGGCCAAATCACTGCTTTTGAGGCTATAAAGATAGCCCGCAAACCCAAGTCTGTTCAAGAAAGGCTTGTTTCTGCAGCACGCTCGGGAACTCTTCAAGAAGAAATGTCGAAAGCTGGCGTCAAGCGTGGAGCGCCAAAAGGATTGCTCACAATCAGGTTAGTGTTTGACCCCCGAAACAGAGTTGACAAAGATTTGTGGGATAGGCTGAACGAATATGCAAATGAAAATGGCCTAGAAGTGACGCAGTACGTCAGGACTTTGCTTGCCAAGCAGTTAAAGCGCTGA
- a CDS encoding urease accessory UreF family protein, giving the protein MATIRTPNLDSHELAMMQLSDSFFPSGMFGMSGGLESMAKANWIKDKKAVSEFLHQQILFQIVPCDCMAFSIAIDAARKGDLRLAVKVDHAYLAMKLVSEVRLASVRSGRQLLKSVLQVSRIKFASQFNEKIDTGKAEGSYPVCMAIAATAFDIPKTSALRIVLYTYCTSITAAAVRLGLLDHIEAQTVLKQMHQLINSEAIRASDPKFSKNADPLSILWQLSPLVDIAQMLHERDELRMFIT; this is encoded by the coding sequence GTGGCAACCATTCGCACACCTAACCTTGACAGTCACGAACTGGCAATGATGCAGTTGTCAGATTCGTTCTTTCCGTCAGGGATGTTTGGCATGTCTGGTGGTCTTGAGTCCATGGCTAAGGCGAATTGGATTAAGGATAAGAAAGCGGTCAGTGAGTTCTTACATCAGCAAATCCTCTTTCAAATTGTGCCGTGCGACTGCATGGCGTTTTCAATCGCAATAGATGCCGCAAGAAAAGGTGATCTTCGATTAGCCGTCAAAGTTGACCATGCATACCTCGCAATGAAACTTGTGTCAGAAGTCCGGTTGGCATCGGTGCGCTCAGGCAGGCAGCTGCTTAAAAGTGTCCTGCAGGTTTCAAGAATAAAGTTTGCATCCCAGTTTAATGAAAAGATAGACACTGGTAAGGCAGAGGGCTCTTATCCAGTCTGTATGGCGATTGCCGCGACTGCATTTGACATCCCAAAGACAAGCGCCTTGCGCATAGTACTCTATACCTATTGCACATCCATTACCGCCGCAGCTGTGCGCCTTGGACTCTTGGACCACATTGAAGCCCAGACTGTCCTGAAGCAAATGCATCAACTGATTAATTCAGAAGCCATCCGCGCATCAGATCCAAAATTTAGCAAGAACGCCGACCCATTATCGATTCTGTGGCAGCTAAGCCCGCTTGTAGACATTGCTCAAATGCTGCACGAACGCGACGAACTACGAATGTTTATTACTTGA
- a CDS encoding urease accessory protein UreD: protein MNHNTSRSDTDFTAEAGFLKLSLAPSSQLPYSNRPKTTIKCAESKAPLLIQRALYPEPSYPFLAHIYMMSSAGGILQGDRLNISIESEPHSYASVTTQASTKIYRMDRGYATQQISLRINKDAYLEFLPHSNIPYKGSKFHQTTSIQADTGSVLVYSETMSAGRIAFGERFDFNSLELQITARHSSGKLLFHDSSKFRSMRNAGQSFNHAAQLDKLFGKRDILSTVYIVSPSSDQTLTGLDEDFFQLLQTEREFIAKCGSSAKSAFISGISSLPNNSGLVIRMLSNSIDQIESVISRVSRICRKQFLS from the coding sequence TTGAATCACAACACATCCAGATCGGACACCGATTTTACAGCCGAAGCCGGCTTTCTGAAGCTGAGCCTGGCTCCAAGCTCGCAATTGCCTTATTCAAATCGACCAAAGACCACAATTAAATGCGCTGAATCAAAAGCGCCGTTGCTTATTCAAAGAGCGTTATATCCTGAACCTTCATACCCGTTTCTTGCACACATTTACATGATGTCTTCAGCAGGCGGAATCCTGCAGGGTGATCGGCTGAACATCTCAATAGAGTCCGAACCTCACTCATACGCCTCTGTAACGACTCAAGCGTCTACCAAAATCTATAGAATGGATCGAGGCTATGCCACCCAACAAATCTCTCTACGCATAAATAAAGACGCTTACCTTGAATTCCTGCCGCATTCGAACATTCCCTATAAAGGCTCAAAATTTCACCAAACCACATCTATACAAGCTGACACTGGCTCGGTGCTAGTCTATTCTGAAACAATGTCTGCTGGCAGGATAGCTTTTGGCGAGAGATTTGACTTCAATTCGCTTGAGCTACAGATAACGGCACGGCATTCTTCAGGCAAGCTGTTGTTTCATGATAGTTCGAAGTTCAGATCCATGCGGAATGCTGGGCAAAGTTTCAATCATGCTGCACAGCTTGACAAGCTATTTGGAAAAAGGGACATTCTGTCTACCGTCTACATTGTGAGCCCTTCATCCGACCAAACTCTCACTGGGTTAGACGAAGATTTCTTCCAGCTCCTGCAAACCGAGCGTGAATTTATTGCTAAATGTGGTTCTTCGGCAAAGAGCGCATTTATTTCAGGAATTTCTTCATTACCCAATAACTCAGGCCTTGTTATTAGGATGCTCTCGAATTCGATTGATCAAATCGAAAGCGTCATTAGCAGAGTTTCACGCATATGCCGCAAACAATTTCTTTCCTGA
- a CDS encoding HoxN/HupN/NixA family nickel/cobalt transporter — MAPHAGSRERRTSLVGLTAGEKSRIILLFVPIVAATVLGFAASYLIGNLSLPLAGLGIAAFVFGLRHGVDADHIAAIDNTTRKLMQEGKRPLTVGTWFSLGHSTIVILLVVALIVSTRAIAGEIPSLQSIGSTIGTSISGGFLAAIGIVNVAIAAGVYRVYKQVHAGNLDAVHLEELLNKRGILVRYFGPLFKLVRKPWQIYPVGILFGLGFDTASEVALIAISVGIGVSSTIPMWMILILPFMFTCGMVLVDTLDSVTMRLAYGWAFVKPIRKVYYNLTITIISVLVALVIGGVELLQVLSGQLKLAGTFWTWLANLDFETLGYALIGIFAVSWLVSIAIYKLRRIENTAGA, encoded by the coding sequence TTGGCGCCGCACGCTGGTTCTCGAGAACGGAGAACTTCGCTCGTTGGACTTACAGCTGGCGAAAAATCCAGAATAATTCTGCTCTTCGTTCCAATTGTTGCAGCAACTGTGCTTGGCTTTGCGGCCTCATACTTGATAGGCAACCTTTCATTGCCACTTGCTGGGCTTGGCATAGCCGCCTTTGTTTTTGGACTGCGACACGGAGTTGATGCCGACCATATAGCCGCTATCGATAATACGACAAGAAAATTGATGCAAGAAGGCAAGCGGCCGCTGACAGTGGGAACATGGTTCTCGCTTGGTCATTCGACTATAGTCATCTTGTTGGTTGTTGCCTTGATCGTGTCGACCAGAGCGATCGCTGGAGAGATCCCAAGCCTTCAGAGCATTGGGAGCACCATAGGCACTAGCATTTCGGGTGGGTTCCTCGCCGCCATCGGAATAGTTAATGTGGCGATAGCAGCAGGCGTGTATCGAGTCTACAAGCAGGTACATGCAGGCAACCTTGACGCCGTTCATCTTGAAGAACTACTGAATAAGCGTGGGATTCTTGTCCGATATTTTGGTCCTTTGTTCAAACTCGTGAGGAAGCCGTGGCAGATCTACCCAGTAGGAATACTGTTTGGTCTTGGATTTGACACTGCAAGTGAGGTCGCACTTATTGCGATCAGTGTGGGAATTGGGGTCTCATCAACTATCCCCATGTGGATGATCCTTATTCTTCCATTCATGTTCACTTGTGGGATGGTGCTCGTCGACACTTTAGACTCGGTAACTATGCGACTAGCGTATGGATGGGCATTTGTCAAGCCCATCCGCAAGGTCTACTACAACCTAACAATTACGATAATCTCGGTGCTCGTAGCCCTTGTTATAGGCGGCGTCGAACTGTTGCAGGTTCTATCAGGCCAGTTGAAGCTTGCTGGCACATTTTGGACCTGGCTTGCTAATCTCGACTTTGAGACCCTAGGCTATGCATTAATTGGGATATTTGCTGTTTCTTGGCTGGTCTCAATTGCAATATACAAACTAAGAAGAATAGAAAATACAGCCGGCGCCTAG
- the ureG gene encoding urease accessory protein UreG, with product MKRAGVAPKARIPRVGVGGPVGCGKTRLIEVIVPLLSSQGYRCCIISNDVVSKEDAVRMRRILATEAHIMPEELIIGIATGGCPHTAIREDPSVNLAVIDEIERKDPLLDLILIESGGDNTMTTFSPALADYFIYIVDVAGGDKYPRKRGLGIESCDLLVVNKVDLAPFVGADIEAMIRDARIVRNGKPFEFIDCKSGAGVEKVVRHIVRDVLFDAPAKKSNDGALSHTAGSKKASQRQGMHAKKPR from the coding sequence ATGAAGAGGGCTGGAGTTGCTCCAAAGGCGCGTATTCCACGCGTTGGCGTAGGTGGACCGGTGGGATGCGGAAAAACTCGGCTTATTGAGGTAATTGTACCGCTTTTGAGCAGTCAAGGGTATCGCTGCTGCATTATTTCAAATGACGTGGTGTCAAAGGAGGATGCGGTGCGAATGAGGCGAATTCTAGCCACAGAGGCTCACATCATGCCTGAAGAGTTGATAATCGGAATCGCTACCGGCGGCTGCCCGCACACCGCTATTCGCGAGGATCCGTCAGTAAACTTGGCCGTAATTGATGAAATAGAACGAAAGGACCCTTTGCTTGACTTGATCTTAATTGAGAGCGGTGGTGACAACACTATGACTACATTCAGTCCTGCCCTCGCAGACTATTTTATTTACATTGTAGACGTCGCGGGCGGCGACAAGTATCCGCGTAAAAGGGGACTTGGAATTGAAAGTTGCGACCTTCTCGTCGTAAACAAGGTGGACCTTGCACCTTTCGTTGGCGCGGATATCGAGGCAATGATTCGTGACGCTAGGATTGTGAGGAATGGGAAACCGTTTGAGTTTATTGATTGCAAATCAGGAGCAGGAGTAGAGAAAGTCGTCAGGCACATCGTTCGTGATGTTCTGTTTGACGCGCCAGCAAAAAAGAGTAATGACGGAGCTTTAAGTCATACTGCTGGCTCTAAAAAAGCGTCACAAAGACAAGGCATGCATGCAAAAAAACCTCGCTAG